The Denticeps clupeoides chromosome 5, fDenClu1.1, whole genome shotgun sequence genome includes a region encoding these proteins:
- the LOC114791247 gene encoding kidney mitochondrial carrier protein 1, translated as MSGGNWKPFLFGGLASVTAECGTFPIDLTKTRLQVQGQVGDSKYKEIRYRGMMHAIVRICKEEGLRALYSGIAPAMLRQASYGTIKIGTYQSFKRLLVDSPDDETLLTNVLCGVLSGVISSSIANPTDVLKIRMQAQGRLIQGGMIGNFINIYQQEGTRGLWKGVSLTAQRAAIVVGVELPVYDLTKKHLILSGHMGDNIYTHFLSSFVCGLAGALASNPIDVVRTRMMNQRVLLDGACEGYKGTLDCLLQTWRSEGFLALYKGFFPNWLRLGPWNIIFFITYEQLKTMDL; from the exons ATGTCCGGCGGCAACTGGAAGCCGTTTCTGTTCGGCGGACTGGCCTCGGTCACAGCGGAATGCG gcacgTTCCCGATCGACTTGACCAAGACTCGCCTGCAGGTGCAGGGACAGGTCGGCGACAGCAAATACAAAGAGATCCGCTACCGGGGGATGATGCACGCCATCGTCAGGATATGCAAGGAGGAAGGTCTGCGTGCATTATATTCGGG CATCGCTCCAGCAATGTTGCGCCAAGCTTCGTATGGGACCATTAAAATAGGAACGTACCAGAGCTTCAAGAGGCTGCTGGTAGACAGTCCGGATG ATGAAACGTTGCTGACGAACGTCCTGTGCGGCGTGCTGTCCGGTGTCATCTCCTCCTCTATTGCCAACCCGACAGACGTCCTGAAG ATCCGGATGCAAGCCCAGGGACGTCTCATTCAAGGTGGCATGATTGGAAACTTTATCAACATTTACCAGCAGGAGGGAACAAGGGGCTTGTGGAAG GGAGTGTCGCTAACAGCCCAGAGGGCGGCCATTGTAGTGGGGGTGGAGCTTCCTGTGTACGACCTCACCAAGAAGCACCTGATCCTCTCAGGGCACATGGGCGACAATATTTACACTCACTTTCT GTCCAGCTTTGTATGTGGCCTGGCTGGAGCTCTGGCATCAAACCCTATCGATGTGGTGCGCACCCGCATGATGAACCAGAGGGTGTTGTTGGACGGAGCGTGTGAGGGGTACAAAGGCACGCTGGACTGCCTTCTGCAG ACCTGGCGCTCAGAGGGATTTCTGGCTCTCTACAAAGGCTTTTTCCCCAATTGGCTTCGGTTAGGCCCATGGAATATTATT TTCTTCATCACTTACGAGCAACTGAAAACGATGGACTTGTAA
- the ednrba gene encoding endothelin receptor Ba isoform X1 — protein sequence MAKTDLALFASLLLAGHVVAVCAQHGDPNPTQLSHESATLRPGGAGDSPVNPNASVPRRARPLPPMCTGPTEIRDTFKYINTVVSCLVFVVGIIGNSTLLRIIYKNKCMRNGPNILIASLALGDLWHIVIGIPINVYKLLAEDWPFGVAICKLIPFVQKASVGITVLSLCALSIDRYRAVASWNRIKGIGVPIWTAIEITLIWVLSIILAVPEAVAFDMITMDYKGENLRICLLHPMQKSQFMTVMPLLSNANKGKIEPRCCYPTIPFRSVLKDSLYFPLQFYKSAKDWWLFGFYFCMPLACTAVFYTLMTSEMLKKNGMQIALSDHLKQRREVAKTVFCLVLVFALCWLPLHLSRILKLTIYNEEDPNRCELLSFFLVLDYIGINMASMNSCINPIALYMVSKRFKNCFRSCLCCWCLPPEMLSMDEKQSCMKLKTTERGSEQSNSRASNKYSSA from the exons atggCAAAGACGGATTTGGCGCTTTTCGCGTCTCTCCTGCTGGCGGGACATGTCGTAGCGGTCTGCGCCCAGCACGGAGACCCGAACCCCACGCAGCTGTCCCACGAGTCCGCCACGCTCCGACCCGGAGGCGCCGGAGACTCCCCGGTGAACCCCAACGCCTCCGTTCCCCGCCGCGCCAGACCGCTGCCGCCGATGTGCACGGGACCCACGGAGATCCGGGACACCTTCAAGTACATCAACACGGTGGTGTCGTGCCTGGTGTTCGTGGTGGGCATCATCGGGAACTCCACCCTGCTGAGGATCATCTACAAGAACAAGTGCATGAGGAACGGGCCCAACATCCTCATCGCCAGTCTGGCGCTGGGCGACCTGTGGCACATCGTCATTGGCATCCCCATAAACGTCTACAAG CTCCTGGCAGAGGACTGGCCCTTTGGTGTCGCAATATGCAAACTGATCCCGTTTGTTCAGAAAGCATCGGTAGGAATCACGGTGCTGAGTTTATGTGCATTAAGCATTGACAG GTACCGAGCAGTGGCATCCTGGAATCGCATAAAAGGCATCGGCGTTCCCATATGGACAGCAATCGAAATTACACTGATCTGGGTGTTGTCTATTATCCTGGCCGTCCCCGAGGCGGTGGCCTTTGACATGATCACAATGGACTACAAAGGAGAAAACTTGAGGATCTGTCTGCTGCACCCCATGCAGAAAAGCCAGTTCATGACAGTAATGCCCCTCCTTTCTAACGCAAACAAGGGCAAAATCGAACCCAGATGCTGCTACCCGACAATCCCCTTTCGTTCCGTATTGAAAGattctctttatttcccctTACAGTTTTATAAGTCGGCCAAAGACTGGTGGCTCTTCGGCTTCTACTTCTGCATGCCCCTGGCCTGCACTGCCGTCTTCTACACTCTCATGACCTCTGAGATGCTGAAGAAGAACGGCATGCAGATCGCCCTCAGCGACCACCTCAAGCAG AGGCGGGAGGTGGCCAAGACCGTGTTCTGCCTGGTGCTGGTCTTCGCCCTGTGCTGGCTGCCTCTGCACTTGAGCCGCATTCTCAAGCTGACCATCTACAACGAGGAGGACCCCAACCGCTGTGAGCTGCTCAG ttttttcttAGTCCTGGACTATATTGGAATAAACATGGCCTCGATGAACTCCTGCATCAACCCCATTGCTCTGTACATGGTCAGCAAGCGATTCAAAAACTGTTTCCGG TCGTGTCTGTGCTGCTGGTGTTTGCCCCCGGAGATGCTTTCCATGGATGAGAAGCAATCTTGCATGAAGCTAAAGACTACGGAGAGAGGGTCGGAGCAGAGCAATTCGCGAGCCTCCAACAAGTACTCTTCTGCCTGA
- the ednrba gene encoding endothelin receptor Ba isoform X2, which produces MAKTDLALFASLLLAGHVVAVCAQHGDPNPTQLSHESATLRPGGAGDSPVNPNASVPRRARPLPPMCTGPTEIRDTFKYINTVVSCLVFVVGIIGNSTLLRIIYKNKCMRNGPNILIASLALGDLWHIVIGIPINVYKLLAEDWPFGVAICKLIPFVQKASVGITVLSLCALSIDRYRAVASWNRIKGIGVPIWTAIEITLIWVLSIILAVPEAVAFDMITMDYKGENLRICLLHPMQKSQFMTFYKSAKDWWLFGFYFCMPLACTAVFYTLMTSEMLKKNGMQIALSDHLKQRREVAKTVFCLVLVFALCWLPLHLSRILKLTIYNEEDPNRCELLSFFLVLDYIGINMASMNSCINPIALYMVSKRFKNCFRSCLCCWCLPPEMLSMDEKQSCMKLKTTERGSEQSNSRASNKYSSA; this is translated from the exons atggCAAAGACGGATTTGGCGCTTTTCGCGTCTCTCCTGCTGGCGGGACATGTCGTAGCGGTCTGCGCCCAGCACGGAGACCCGAACCCCACGCAGCTGTCCCACGAGTCCGCCACGCTCCGACCCGGAGGCGCCGGAGACTCCCCGGTGAACCCCAACGCCTCCGTTCCCCGCCGCGCCAGACCGCTGCCGCCGATGTGCACGGGACCCACGGAGATCCGGGACACCTTCAAGTACATCAACACGGTGGTGTCGTGCCTGGTGTTCGTGGTGGGCATCATCGGGAACTCCACCCTGCTGAGGATCATCTACAAGAACAAGTGCATGAGGAACGGGCCCAACATCCTCATCGCCAGTCTGGCGCTGGGCGACCTGTGGCACATCGTCATTGGCATCCCCATAAACGTCTACAAG CTCCTGGCAGAGGACTGGCCCTTTGGTGTCGCAATATGCAAACTGATCCCGTTTGTTCAGAAAGCATCGGTAGGAATCACGGTGCTGAGTTTATGTGCATTAAGCATTGACAG GTACCGAGCAGTGGCATCCTGGAATCGCATAAAAGGCATCGGCGTTCCCATATGGACAGCAATCGAAATTACACTGATCTGGGTGTTGTCTATTATCCTGGCCGTCCCCGAGGCGGTGGCCTTTGACATGATCACAATGGACTACAAAGGAGAAAACTTGAGGATCTGTCTGCTGCACCCCATGCAGAAAAGCCAGTTCATGACA TTTTATAAGTCGGCCAAAGACTGGTGGCTCTTCGGCTTCTACTTCTGCATGCCCCTGGCCTGCACTGCCGTCTTCTACACTCTCATGACCTCTGAGATGCTGAAGAAGAACGGCATGCAGATCGCCCTCAGCGACCACCTCAAGCAG AGGCGGGAGGTGGCCAAGACCGTGTTCTGCCTGGTGCTGGTCTTCGCCCTGTGCTGGCTGCCTCTGCACTTGAGCCGCATTCTCAAGCTGACCATCTACAACGAGGAGGACCCCAACCGCTGTGAGCTGCTCAG ttttttcttAGTCCTGGACTATATTGGAATAAACATGGCCTCGATGAACTCCTGCATCAACCCCATTGCTCTGTACATGGTCAGCAAGCGATTCAAAAACTGTTTCCGG TCGTGTCTGTGCTGCTGGTGTTTGCCCCCGGAGATGCTTTCCATGGATGAGAAGCAATCTTGCATGAAGCTAAAGACTACGGAGAGAGGGTCGGAGCAGAGCAATTCGCGAGCCTCCAACAAGTACTCTTCTGCCTGA